Genomic DNA from Enoplosus armatus isolate fEnoArm2 chromosome 7, fEnoArm2.hap1, whole genome shotgun sequence:
CCATACCAAACCAAAAAACTGAGTGTataatttgtcttttctgcttttaagTTTTAAAGGTGTCCTTCAGTAAGCAGCACAGTCTTTTACCGATGGAAGCCACATTGTGATGAATGTAGCTAATCTTTCTCTGTAATTCAGACCCCCCCTTGTATCACACTGTGTGCCCATGTTGGCACAGGTTGTGCAGGAGCAAGAGGCGTGTATTTACCTTGCAGTCCATCCGGCACAGTCGGCCCTCCTGAACGATGAGGTCACCGGGCGCCTGCAGGAAGTGGGGGCGGAAGTGACGCTCTTGGATGTTGTCGTTCTCATCACCGCTGTCTCTAGACCTGGACCTGGGCCTGATAGGGAGAGGGAAACTTTTGAATTTTTGcaacttttcattcatttctatttcaGAAAAGCTGGAATTTTAACATAACAAGTCTTAATTTTGTCCAAAAAAGGACACATTTTGTTAGGAAATACAACAAATTTCAGCTTTTAGAAGTCTTTAATTTGCCTGGAGCCTTTCGGTTTTCATTTGTTGAATGTAAAACTCACTTTGGAACTTCCTTTTTAGTGAGAACACGTATAATTAGTTAATAATGAAGTTTGGATTCAAACATTTAAGACACAGAGTGCAGTACTCTTTTAAATACCAAACTTCTCTCCACATTCATGCTTACTCGTGTATGATCTATTCCCCCTCTCATAGACATAACATGAACTTTTTGGGGCTTTTTGCCCTTATTTCCTGCTCTGGCATCCTTCCACTTGCTCTTTCTTGAACTGTGAGAGTCTCCCTCAGGCATTCCTGTAATTCTGCCCTATAACCACGACATCAGCACTCTGCCTGCACGTCAACCagtgagggaaaagaaagagagcaggagacaCTGATTGTTATCTCGATCTCTCTTCTCACTCAAAACATCTCCGAGCTCAGGGAGTGTTCATCCAGATAACAGATtacaggtgtttttttcttcatgtgctCTGAGGAGCGTCTGTGATCTTGTGTGCTTTTTTCGATATCTGGGCTTGGATGAATGCGCACTGTATATACGAGGTCATTAGAGCaaggaaaaacagagcagagcaaacAGGTGTTCCCTCTCATTAACGCTGAGCTTTTCTTTCTTGAACAGACAGGTCAACAAAGGAAAAAACTGTGATTCAGCTCAcagcaaacatttgttttaaatctgCGCGGAAGTGTGAGTGAGCACAGACGTCGTGCAGATGGTGAACAGCCGGCCGCACATGTGCCAGCCGGCAGCTCGAGGCCGTGAACAAAACGCTGAGATattctgtttgtcttcactCCCTCTCCCGTTGGTCAGCGAGGCCTCACCTGCGCATGTGTCCGGGTGTGGAGCGTTGGCTTCGGCCTCGCTGGTTCACAGCCTGGACCATCATCCTGCCGGTGCAGCTCACTCGGCCCTGTGATGGGAAGAGAGACACGCAAGAGAGGGAGCTCATGAGGTGTTGACACCACAAGCATCAGTCAGAGCGGcaggaggaaataaaatgtgagtGTTAGAGCTGGTGAAGGGTGTTTGAAAGCCTGTAACACATGAACTTTTGGCCCTCATGAGGGATTTGGTGATTTCCTGTCTCATTCAAcgccttcttcctcttcaggcTGCAGACATTATCTTGATACTCATTATTTTCTCGCTAATGGGCACTGACATCTCCTTCGGGCAGCcaaacagatgtgtgtgcacacttgttCAATAACATTTGATGTTTATGTTATCTGCTCACCTCAGGGTTGCCTGCCATGATGGTGTAGTTGCCGTCATCATCCAGTGAGGCTGCGGCAGTGTGCAGAGAGCAGGTTCCATCGGCGTCACGGCTGATCCTGTAGTGCTCACTCCTCTTGGAGATTTGCTTGCCATCTTTGAACCAGTACACCTGTGAGACAAGATAAGAAAGAACAGACCACAACTATCACTAAGTTATGATTTCACATACTGACCTTGATACCAAAATCAATGGATaacagaagaagacaaatgCTTTTAGTGCCCAAACTGAATGGAGCAGAtgaaatttcacattttcaatattAATTCTCCtctttaaactgttttaatgcAGTGCTCTATCCCGCTTTCACCTCtatctctctgcttctcttttatttcatcagTTCGCTCTGAGGCCTGTCATCACCATGCCATTAAcatggacagagccaggcagcCAGCCCAGGCCAGTGTGTGTTCTTGCGAAGGGCCTCCCCTTATCACAACACAGAGCATATGTATGATATCTACACCCTCCATCATCGACATCACACATCAGCAACTCCCAAGCAAGGAAGCCAGGCTGTCATAAATACttcaaaattacaaaatatttatCTCCAACGATGTTTAATCATTCAgtaacatgtacagtacaacCTCCCACCTTTGGTTTGGGCTCTCCATGGACCTTGCAGGAGAAGGTGACCGGCATGCCCTCAAAGACTTTGAAGTGTTTGAGCTTCTGGTCGAAGGATGGTGCCACCCCCTGGCCGGCAGAGTCTTCATCGTGCTGCACGTCGTCGTCCGATTCCTCCACCGGAGAGCGCTCCAGACGGAATTCAATCTCACTGATCAGGCGCTGCTCGAAGCTGGACACTTTGTATTCCTACgtgccagagagagagcgaaaaaagagaaaagatttaGAGAAAGACTGAGACAGAAGTACTATGGTAGATTTGTGTGATCGCGTGGCAAAGGCAAGCACACTTAAGAGCGTGCAGAGAGCCCTATTCCAAACCTTTTACACACTCATAAACCTGTCTTCATTGTCACCCAAACTACCAACTTTCTCCCAATTCTCTAATTCTCTCTGCCCAGATGAGCCACTCCTCCTTCCCCCCCATCTCCATCAATCTCTCACCACTGTAGCTCTGCTGGGGCAGAGGGAACATCTGCAGAGCGGTATGGTCTGATGACACATCACACGGATAATGACAGGCCCCGGGCACAGCTGCAGAACCAGCATTTATCCTCCTGAACTCACTCATAACGACAGCAATCACAGAAGTGGCCCGTCCTGATCTACTGAGGGATTATCCTGTAATATCACCgaggcagctgctgcagcatgttCCTTTCTACAGTCTTACAAAGTAATATTCAATCATCCTTCCTTGCTAAAGATATAACTTAACTGCTGTTTAAATTTCAAATGCAGAGTAACATTGCAGCATGCATTGCAGGCAGAAGTGAAAACTGGGTAAAACCAAACGTGCTGAGAGAATCAGGCTTAAACATGCTTCAGTATCTGAATCAATTCAAACTacccaaacacaacaacaacaagctgtaaaaggTGGCAGAGGCTCATGCTCAATCAGCCCTATTCTGTTGTGTTTACCAGACACACCTGCCTGTGAATGGACTACACAGTCAATATGGAAGCACAGGGACCAGCTAACTCCCAGGCCTGATCCTGTTCTGGTCAACTTGAACGCGTCCTAGCTTTTAGcgtgcacatttacacacagtgacacagagtgAATGAAAAACCAGAAGGTGACGGAGAGAAACAAAGgttttaaaaaccttttgagGGAAAAATTCTTTCTCTGATGACTTGCCTTCCTGTTGAGAGAAGAAAGGGGTTTTGTCTGCGTGTTGTGCTCTCACTGTGCATCagttattctgtgtgtgtttcaatctTACCTGCTCCCAAAACTCATTCACATACTTATGTATCAAAATGCGGTGTCTCACAATGCATTGGCACTGAGGCATTCCCGGCCACATACCCAGGCTTGGAGTTGTGCTCAGAGCCACGCAGTGCTTGTAGTGCCACAACCAATCAGATCACTCCTCATGCCAGCAGGCTACGTCACACTGTAATGGAGTGGCGCTAACTCGATTTCATCCGTCAGTGTGGACACAGTTCTAGTGGTGTTAACTATCTGCATTGTGACTTCACTTAACTAATCAGTGTGTGCTTCCTGTTAACGGAGGATTCTGTGTCATTCAGAGCCAGTCTCAcctctgtcagctgtcattgGACGTTTTCATGACTACAAACTTAAGCTTAAAAAAGCTTTACTCAATATAACTCAAAACTTAAACCAAATTAAGGCTTCATCTTTGCTAATATAAATAGAACAAACAGTTTCTTCTATAAGTGGAAATAAGCCCTGATAAAGGattaatataaacaaacatttgcacaaactaaacaaaatgcCAGTTCGTCCGTGAATGAACAACCAGCGCTGTGTGGAGGTGCTACACTTCTGCAGAACTTTTTGGTGGCTTGCAGTCAGACAAATGGCTACACAAGCCTTCGAACAGCGTCACTCTCCAGCATGTTTGCAACAACACTGGTTTTCCACCAGTTTGCATAAACAGAGCTTTTTATGGAGGGCCTCTAGAGGACTTTACAGTGTTTATACCCTGCTCTCATAACTCGCTCTTCAACAGTGTTTACAGGGACTGGCGGTGGGGGTGTGCTCTGATTCAACAGTAAATAAAGGAAAGCCAGAAGTCATGAGACAGGAACGACACCAGCAAAGAATCAGtggacaaaacagaaaacagaaaggtgCTTGTGTtgtacacatgcatacagtgggatttgtgatattaaaaaaaaaaggtgctacACTGCTGGTGTAGACATGTTGTTCAAACATTTCCATGTCTGTATGAGTTCaggtgagtgtgtatgtgtgtgctttttccCTCCAGGTGTGTGGATCCTAATGAAGAACCACCGTACCTGTGTGACtggctcctcctctgtgtcctgtgtgtttAAGACTGTGGCAGCGTTGTCAGCACCCAGCAGTCTGCGAGCCATCTTCTCTTCATAGGTTAACCTCTGGAAGCAGGGATTAATGGGGTcagcgggggtgggggggttagtGTGTGAGTCGCAgaacacacacttatacacaccATCAGCTAGCTACTGTATCTGAGCCTTGTGTTAATTAGGGATGTAATTATGTATCGAGAATTTATTTGAGGGCGCATGGCACAAAAGCTTGTTTAAATACACTGTCATGGGCAgtaaaactgttttctttcattaacaGTTGAATGACTTGTTAATCTGTGTTACTGAACACGCTCATTCTCAACTgcctgcaaaacacacagttgtttCAGTAATGGAATAAGGCTACAACACACACGTAacgcataacacacacacacctgttgacCATTGCTTATGCGCTCCTCTTTAAAGCGCAATTTTCTCTCCAAGTCCTGGATGACGGCATCCTTGGATCCTTGGATGTCCGAGTCAGAGGTGACGCGAGGTGTCCTGGTGACCGAGGACTTCCTGGGGAAGGCTTTGCTGAAGGACAAGGACAGAGACATTAGTCAACATTAAAGTCGTGCTCTGTGACGCagctcctctttcctctctagCTCCTTTTGCTCCCTCTCTGGCCCTCTCACATCCACCCTTATCTGGACATGTCCAGCTATAGCATTCCACAATGTGTCTTCTTATCTCTTGCAACTGCAGCAGGAATGCCAGGGCAAGAAGGGGAGTACAGGAGTGAGTGAGGGGCTGATGAAAAATGACTGGCAAAGAGCTGATGGTGGAATGTCCTTGATGGAGGAGAAATAACTGAATTTCTCCCTCCAGGACAACCATCAGTGGAGGATTATCGACACAACACAAGATCTTTATCAGCTAACGCAATGTGCAGAACCCAAAATCAAAATCCAGCAACCCTGCAGTCCGTGTGAGCTGGACGAAGAACTGGTAGATCTTGACAGCCATTAACTTCATACACCGTATAACTGCAATGTTGAGATCTGAGTGTTTATTTGATTATGACACACCTGACACTCTGAGGTCCTTGTGTATATTTTCGTGCCATATGTGGTCTAAAGCTCATGCACCTTGAGAACActtttgtgtctatgtgtgtgttttaaaagggCTCTTTAGTTAGCGTTTTCCTGTAAACATgctgtataaaaatgtaaacatgtcatCTTCCATCAGGCAGACATCCTGCCTCCAGCTGCCAGCAGGTTTATCTGACGGGGAGCTACACCCGCCTGAGGCACACTGTGAGTAAAGAATCTGCAAAACTTATGTAATTTGACAGAAACCGTAAAGAAAGCTCTGTAAAGGTGCATGTGAGGGATACTTACACAGTCCCGTTGCCTTTAGGAAGGCCCAGGGCATTGACTGTAGGACTGCCGGGTGAGGAAGGTGTGGAGGGCAACACTGAGGACAGGAAGCTGGAGGCTGGAGATGGAGGGACGGAGGAGAATGGCGAGGACATATCTGAGTAGGTTGGAGACAAGGAGAcaggcagaggtggaggaggtggagggggagggaagtCTTGGGCAGGGCCTGATGGAGAGGACAGGTTACTGGAGGTGAGgaagggtggaggtgggggcGGGAAGGAAGGAGAGCTCGGAGACTCCACGCTGCTGGCCTTGGTGAAGGGGGGCAACGCGACCCTGCTGAAGGGCTTGTGTGAGGTGGGAGGAGACAGGGGGGAGGACAGGCTGGACCCTGAGGAACCAGAGGACTGGGTGACGTAGCCTGCCCCGCCGGGGCTCTGAGCAGCAATGAACTGCTTGGGCCGGGCGTAGTTGAAGGTGCTGGCCTGCATGGCTGCGTTGCTCTCCAACTcctggaaggagggaggaggggggagaggtgGAGACGGTGGAGCAGGTGGAGGCACTTCCTGAGGTGGAGGCGGGACTTCctggctctgctgctcctgctgccaactggctgcttcctgctgctccaATAGAATCtggtcctgcagctgcttcagctGGGACGCGTTCCTGCGAAGAAGAAGGATGTTCATCAGTGACAGTTATCAGAAACTAAAGTCATCTTGCGTTTTCTTCAGGAATTTACATtctttatggggggggggggggggggtctctgtaACAAAGTACCAGACTTgtaaaaatgttacaaaatcatgcagctgttttcagtttatgCATGACACCATCGCCTGGTCTCTATCCAACTGTAGTGGGAACACAACTGGCAGATATGTTAGATGCCAGATGTGAGCATTATCGATGAAGAGTTTAAGTGCCAGTCAAAGTGAGTGAGTTAGAAACACATCGAATTGTGAACAATTTGATATAAGACATAAAGCACTTTGAGGATGACATGAGCACGTGGTCGCGAGTTCGACGGTTTCCAACAGGAATCGAAGTGAACTGTTTTTCCTCTGGTCTGAGGGTGATAGCCTGTCAGGCAAAGCAGCGTTATGTAGACAAATTGTGTTCTGGGAAGGAAACCACTGCACCAGCAGCTCGGACTGATAGGTTATCAGCCTCCAGCCTTAAACAAAGACTTGTGAAAAGGCCAGCCTGTTGACAATACATCAAGTATGGTAAAGGAATGAGGAGATAAGTGTATTAGTGAGAGAAACAGCTCTGTTTAACAGTGCAGCGGTTTACCCTGATGGACTGTAAACTGGTTTGGTGCAGAGGCAGAGCTCAgatatgatgtttttttgtgaacCACGCAGTTGAGGTGTGGCTTTTTCAATGGCAttgtgatgaaagaaaaacataaatgtaacgTTGCGGTGTCATTTTGCCAGGGATGGGGCCTGATGATGAagtattgtgttttttcacagaGGCGTGGTTGTCCAGTCTCTCCCACAGCTCGGTCGACTCACTCGTGTTGTCACGTCAttgtgggagagagggaggttaGAAATGTGGTGTCGTCAGCTCTAAAATCTAaagttttctattttctcatAGCATCACTGAAACCAGCTCGACACGCACCAGGAGGGCTTTTAAAAAGGACTAACTTTGAAAACCACGAGACAGAAGTGAACTCTTAGGAGCTCTCCCTGAGGATCAGGAGGAGGACATGGTTCTTTGGGAAAAGGCTGGAGTTATAAACCTTCAGTATACAACTATGTGTATGTGAGACTGATGAGTTCTTCATAGGCAGCCTGTtcagaatatactgtacatcccAGTGGTGCATGTTGTCAGGAGTCCTCCAGGACCAAGTTCACGTGCCCAAATCTTTTCCAGATGTTGAACAATCAGCGGAGTCTTTTGACTATTTTTCACTTGTGAGAATGCAGcaaaggacccccccccctccctttagcctccctcctctctttggcCTCCCCCAGTATACATCTGCAAACAACACCAGTGAATATTATACGTCATATAACAAATCCACCACACAATCCAACAGCAACATGACTGATTAGTCTGTCCTGGCCAGTTATTTTGGTCACATGTTTCCCCTCCAGAGGAGTCTTCACATGCCCAAATAAATAGTCATTAATTCAAAACTTCCATTGCGATCATTCCAGCTTGTCGCAACCTGGTGCTCTCCTCAAAGAAATCGCTGACCGCAAGAGCACACGATCGATTCAATGTGTTCTCCCTCactgtgtacattttttttttcttctttacattCTCCAAAGGTCTCCTGTTCAGGCCTCGACCAAAAGAGTGCTTttacaggaatagtttggcaGCTCGAGAGGCTCACAGCGCTCCGCAGCGGTTTGATTCCTTTTTTGGCTGTGTTTTCAGGAGCTTCAGGCAGAAGCACCCTGCCCGTCTGctccagcagagaggaaacacacttAATTTCCTCGCGGCCTCATCCCTCTCAGCCCGACACACCGCTTTACTGCCTCAGCATGAAGGACCTCAAAGACCTTTACAGCGTCTATGTTTTTCACATtggtaaacgtatgtaaatgTATGAGCAGCAGCCAGAGTGGACTTTATCCAGCCGTAACTGACATCACAACTTTGCCTTAAAAGGCGCTCTTCACTTTCTGTGTAAAGCAACTACTTCTAAACAAGCACCTTCATTCATTACAAAGCCAGACTGCTGTGGAACCCTTTTACATACACCCTCTATTATGTATGTATGGTCAAGACATCCCTGATTCAGGAAGTattaacatgtttgtgttgataCACAATCAAGTCATCCATCCGCATTAAAATGCACTGACATTTGACTTCTGTATCTAAATACAGTTCATTTTGTCAGATTAGATTTGCCTCTTGTTGAGACGTTTGGCAGGCTTCATATTTGACAGTGCATGAAAAGGTCAGCTTGTATAATTTGCAGCTGCATGAATAGTTTTACGACCCACTTAAGGATTTACATCAAGCAAAGGACGGGAGTCATCCAGACTCTTTGACCCTGCAGCCTTCGGCTCTGGTCGTGCAGACCGCTTTGACCACAAAGTGCCGGACAAGGTCTGCTGTACGTACACCGCGTCCCCGCCTCGTCATCCCAGCTGTAATCTAAAACAGCACAACCCCTGCTAAAACCCGACCTGCGCCCTGTGTAAAACATTATAAAGTATCTACAAACTGCTTGAGAAGCCGAGCAgacctccatccctctcttttattctttgtcTCTGTGGCGGAGCGGGGTTGAATTAGGAGGGAAGTGTTCCTCTGTCGCCATGCCAACGGCCCTGTGTTTTGCTGCTCTGGTCGGAGCCAACTGGCCCACAGAGCGCCGTGCTTCGCTGAGAGAAAACGCTCCAGCTCCCCTGTCTGTCATTCTGTAACACAGCATTACTCttatgtctctctccctcattgcctcttttttctttttgccccGACTTCTGGTGGTATAAATAGGCAAAGCAGTAATGTCTTCCCATTTTCATCCTGAAAAATACTTTCTTTGGGCTGGATCCTGTCTGCGAACTCTTTAATggggcaaaaaaagaaagaagggcAGTAAAAGCAAAGAGGAATCTGGCCTGGAGTGGCTTTGTCTCTCCAGTTTCTACATTGAAAAGCTCGATAAACAGATCCAGGAACAGCTTAACAGCAACTTAattgaaagtgtgttttacagCCCGGCGATGTATCAGTCAGCTGAGACAGAGTGCCAGGCACAGTGGGTCTCTACCAGCAGCATCTTGCTTTAATTAATGAAGACCTCAACGTCTTAAATGGCCATGTTTACTTGGTGTCGCTTGTTTGTGCTTCCTGAACAATAACGACCCTGGGGTTTGTGGGAAACTCGTCCACCGTCCCACCGCCTATCGGAGCAAGCCGGGAGCCATCCGCAGGGTTTATCCGCCGCCCATCTCCTTAGCTCCGCGGCTGGCTGAAAAGACGGAGCCGCTTTATTAGGCTCGGCCGGCTGATGACAGGAAGCGCGCAAGGGGAAGGACAGGAAGTAGTTGAGTGTACATAGCCAGCAATGAGGGGTTTCCTTCTGTAGACAACAACATGGGGGGAACTAAGGACGTGCCTGTTCTCTTTAAGATTCTGTAGGTGTTTATAAACAGAAAAGGTGAGATTAGAAGCAGCAAGTAGAACAAGCAAAGGCTTTAGTTGGTGCTCTGGCTACTTTCAGGCTATAGGCCCTTTGCATGTTTGCATTACACCTCTGTATATTTGCAAACACCTGGGGCTTAGTAACAGCTCGACCTTGCAATTTGTAAATGATTCACATCCGAAAAGGTCCGACTGAGCTCTGGTATCACAcctacaacacaaacactgagatcattacacgcacacacatagtACTTGACCCAAACCGTGACCCGGACCAAGAGTTCATGACAGCAgaaagattaaagattaaatcTCCAAAAGCTGTAAGACACACCTTTCTAGTCACACAAAAGACAAGGTGTATGTTGTTTTGCTGCGCCTACACACACCTGGTTCACAGCTTCCTAGTTTGTATTCACCACCGAGCATTGCATCACCACTACAGTGCGTCAACATGAACTTGTCTGATGCCCCCGAGCAGGACCAGACCATCAATCTGACACAGTGACTGAGCTGATGTCTGCATGATTTCAGACTGACAGAATATGAGTAAGACTGGCTGTCTGCTTCAACTGTTGGGAAAGTTACTTCTGACTTAAGTACCGTAAGTCCTAAATtaatacaaagaaatgttttttgtgtcatcTCCGACTGGAAATGTGTTATGTTGggaaattcaaaacatttactgaGAAGAGTGAGACTTTTATTGTGTCAGAAAAGCCATATAAAATCTTTCAAATTGAccacattcaaatgtaaaatcatCATGCATCATGGATCTCTGTATTTGCTCCTCACACAtcactctcctccctccctcacccctctcTATGTCTGCCTCCCTCTACTCTCACAAGAGAAAGCAGACTAGCAATAGGAGCCACTCCAAGTTTCCAAGAGCATTTCAATATAATCTCACAGGCTGTCTGACCCCTAAaaaacaggctgctgctgcggctgggAACACACGATATTCAGTATgtcacaaatgcaaaaaaagtgtCTCCTTCTGCAGCTTCCATTCATTCACTTCTTCCCTGTCAGCTGACATGTTCCCTCTCAGCCTTTGTTCTCCTGGTGTCCTTAACTTATTTTCAACCCCTCTCCTCCCCGGGTACCCCagcccccttccctcctcctcctcctcctcctcctcgttctcTTTGGCTCTaattgcacacacaccacataaaACAGAACCAGACTGTTTTcctttccccccctctctttaAAACGTAGCACAGAGCGTTTTTCTTATTCCAGCCACACCAACAGCTCACGGCTGCTCTGTTCACCCACTTTCTCCCTGCcctactttctctctttttctattaTTCCCCCCCCTCGCTCTCTATCTGGGCTCGTATTTCATATCTAAGAGGGCTCTCTTCAATCAGCGAGGCCTCCTTTTCTCTACACACCTCCATCCAtgcctccctcttctccccaCTCCTCCGCCTTTCGCTCTTTCTGTCCAAGTGAGAcgggagtgttttttttctttctctatagCAAGAATGCTGAAGACATTCTTCTCTGGATTGGAGTGGGAAAGACATTGCCATCAAATGGGATTAACAGCaggagtggagggagaggaggaggaggaggaggaggaggaggaggaggaaaggggaaggaagagccaggaggagaaagagaggcagaaagtgaAGAGTGAGCTGAGACGAAATCAGTCAGTGAAAGAGTTAGAGTCGAGTAAGACACAGGCTTTCTAACCTAACAGACTCTATTGTGTTAACTAATCCATCTGACTCCACTGAGGAGCTCTGCAAACAAACCACCCTCGCCACATAAACACAGTCGGTCTGCATTACAGACGCGACGCTAGAAAGAAAACTACCGACTTATCTCTGTTAAAGTCACTCAAAGTGATgccgctcttcttcttctctttttctctctacaGCCTGACCTCACTACCTTTGCAGAGCCTCCAGCAAATGAATGGGTATCacactcagcctctgtgtgCTCCCAGCAAACCACACACCCATTCTGAAAACATATGATTTAAACATTAACATGCCAGGCTGGTGAACCAGGAAAACATGGGAAAAATAGTCCTTATTTTACCTCAATCATTTGtcttctcttgctttctctACTCCCTAATTCAAATTTAATGACACAGtcttttcaataaaaaaacaacaacccaagAACCTAAAAAGTTTCCTCTCTGAGAGCTGaaagtttaaaagttaaagaaaagCATCATTAAGTTTATCTTTTATCAGTTTCTTCATCATTCTATCAGTCCTGCTGAAGTTTGCTTAACTCTAATTAGTTGTCAGTcaacacaaaagaagaaggaaaagttTTACCTTCAGTGTTGTGGTCTTGGTGTGTCGCAGCTGTGATATTTCCCTGCAGGAGAGTAAACTTTGTTGCTGCCCTGCCAGGTATGAGGAGCATATATAGAGCGCTGAGCAGCCAGACGGTGACAGACCcagtcgct
This window encodes:
- the palld gene encoding palladin isoform X4, giving the protein MQASTFNYARPKQFIAAQSPGGAGYVTQSSGSSGSSLSSPLSPPTSHKPFSRVALPPFTKASSVESPSSPSFPPPPPPFLTSSNLSSPSGPAQDFPPPPPPPPLPVSLSPTYSDMSSPFSSVPPSPASSFLSSVLPSTPSSPGSPTVNALGLPKGNGTVKAFPRKSSVTRTPRVTSDSDIQGSKDAVIQDLERKLRFKEERISNGQQRLTYEEKMARRLLGADNAATVLNTQDTEEEPVTQEYKVSSFEQRLISEIEFRLERSPVEESDDDVQHDEDSAGQGVAPSFDQKLKHFKVFEGMPVTFSCKVHGEPKPKVYWFKDGKQISKRSEHYRISRDADGTCSLHTAAASLDDDGNYTIMAGNPEGRVSCTGRMMVQAVNQRGRSQRSTPGHMRRPRSRSRDSGDENDNIQERHFRPHFLQAPGDLIVQEGRLCRMDCKVSGLPTPDLIWQLNGQTIRPDSSHKMLVRENGVHSLVIEPVTSRDAGIYTCIASNRAGQNSFNLELIVAAKEMHKAPSFVEKLQNTTVAEGHPVRLECRVTGVPYPQIFWKRENESFTHNTDRISMHQDNCGYLCMIIQPAMKEDAGWYTVSAKNDAGIVSSTARLDVHTQWQQPNLPKPKKVRPSTSRYAALTERGLDVKAAFFPDSSPLQPGGLVESDDL
- the palld gene encoding palladin isoform X3, coding for MQASTFNYARPKQFIAAQSPGGAGYVTQSSGSSGSSLSSPLSPPTSHKPFSRVALPPFTKASSVESPSSPSFPPPPPPFLTSSNLSSPSGPAQDFPPPPPPPPLPVSLSPTYSDMSSPFSSVPPSPASSFLSSVLPSTPSSPGSPTVNALGLPKGNGTVKAFPRKSSVTRTPRVTSDSDIQGSKDAVIQDLERKLRFKEERISNGQQRLTYEEKMARRLLGADNAATVLNTQDTEEEPVTQEGKSSEKEFFPQKEYKVSSFEQRLISEIEFRLERSPVEESDDDVQHDEDSAGQGVAPSFDQKLKHFKVFEGMPVTFSCKVHGEPKPKVYWFKDGKQISKRSEHYRISRDADGTCSLHTAAASLDDDGNYTIMAGNPEGRVSCTGRMMVQAVNQRGRSQRSTPGHMRRPRSRSRDSGDENDNIQERHFRPHFLQAPGDLIVQEGRLCRMDCKVSGLPTPDLIWQLNGQTIRPDSSHKMLVRENGVHSLVIEPVTSRDAGIYTCIASNRAGQNSFNLELIVAAKEMHKAPSFVEKLQNTTVAEGHPVRLECRVTGVPYPQIFWKRENESFTHNTDRISMHQDNCGYLCMIIQPAMKEDAGWYTVSAKNDAGIVSSTARLDVHTQWQQPNLPKPKKVRPSTSRYAALTERGLDVKAAFFPDSSPLQPGGLVESDDL